A genomic window from Dethiosulfovibrio russensis includes:
- the hydE gene encoding [FeFe] hydrogenase H-cluster radical SAM maturase HydE, with protein MLKKTYETTLIGQADLVRKNRYGDGVWIRGLLEFTNRCRQNCLYCGLRRDNSRVRRYSLDEEEIFASVNQGYRAGIRTFVLQGGEDPAWPALRLCRTVEDIKRRAPEAAVTLSCGIMEREDYRALASAGTDRYLLRFETCDGELHRLLRDGVSLSERLKALIDLREAGIELGSGFMVGLPGETEEISRGNLTLCRDLDLDMVGIGPFIANPETPLAHCPSGSMEETVRLTAMLRLMLPDTNIPATTAAGSLSPGGREAMLAAGANVLMPNITPPRYRDHYRLYPGKTRLELDHLPELDSISEALIKAGRRMDMGKGNSISWKRRVEWSRPTPPSSSPAYLPGPKAGTTPPP; from the coding sequence GTGCTGAAGAAAACGTACGAAACAACCCTGATAGGTCAGGCCGACCTCGTCAGGAAGAACCGCTACGGCGACGGAGTGTGGATCCGCGGTCTACTTGAATTCACAAACCGATGCCGCCAGAACTGTCTCTACTGCGGCCTCAGAAGGGACAACAGCCGGGTCCGTCGATACAGTTTGGACGAAGAGGAGATCTTCGCCTCGGTGAACCAGGGATACCGGGCCGGGATAAGGACCTTCGTCCTTCAGGGAGGAGAGGACCCGGCATGGCCCGCCTTGAGGCTCTGCCGTACCGTGGAGGACATAAAAAGACGGGCTCCGGAGGCGGCGGTAACTCTGAGCTGCGGCATCATGGAGAGAGAGGACTATCGAGCCCTCGCCTCCGCCGGAACGGACCGCTATCTTCTGCGGTTCGAGACCTGCGACGGCGAGCTCCACAGACTGCTCAGGGACGGGGTTTCCCTCTCGGAACGCCTAAAAGCCCTGATCGACCTGAGGGAGGCCGGTATCGAGCTGGGCTCGGGCTTCATGGTGGGACTGCCCGGCGAGACCGAGGAGATAAGCCGGGGGAATCTGACCCTGTGCAGGGACCTCGACCTGGACATGGTGGGGATAGGGCCCTTCATAGCCAACCCCGAGACCCCCTTGGCCCACTGTCCGTCCGGGTCCATGGAGGAGACGGTCAGGCTGACCGCTATGCTCAGGCTGATGCTGCCCGACACCAACATACCGGCAACCACCGCCGCCGGTTCCCTGTCTCCCGGAGGACGGGAGGCCATGCTTGCAGCCGGAGCTAACGTCCTCATGCCCAACATAACTCCGCCTCGCTATCGAGATCACTACAGGCTCTATCCGGGCAAGACCAGGTTGGAACTGGATCATCTTCCGGAGCTTGACTCCATATCCGAAGCCTTGATAAAAGCGGGAAGACGGATGGACATGGGCAAAGGGAACTCGATATCGTGGAAGAGGAGGGTGGAGTGGTCTAGACCGACTCCACCCTCCTCTTCACCGGCTTACTTGCCCGGTCCGAAGGCGGGAACGACCCCTCCTCCGTAG
- a CDS encoding nitroreductase family protein codes for MNATEKTLQTRTSLRRYADRPISEEERLSILSAAMAAPTAGNMMLYSIIEITDQALKESLVETCDGQSFIAKAPLVLLFLADQQRWHDFFVHGGVPKMCDEHGLNWREPEESDLMLGCCDALIAAQNSVIAAESLGIGSCYIGDIMENYERHRDIFELPRWTFPIALVCYGHYPDGERPARRGRLPMEIVVHRNVYQKADEKVFDIMEGNRQLWSITKIGAPAENGAQKMYLRKNGAPFSFEMSRSVKAAISRWLGEEPKGHD; via the coding sequence ATGAACGCCACGGAAAAAACACTGCAAACCAGGACATCGCTGCGCCGTTATGCGGATCGTCCGATCTCCGAGGAGGAACGTCTCTCCATATTATCGGCGGCTATGGCGGCTCCCACGGCGGGAAACATGATGCTCTACTCCATAATCGAGATAACCGATCAAGCGCTAAAGGAAAGTCTGGTCGAGACCTGCGACGGTCAGTCCTTCATAGCCAAGGCGCCTCTGGTGCTGCTTTTTCTGGCCGATCAGCAGAGATGGCACGATTTCTTCGTCCACGGAGGGGTGCCGAAAATGTGCGACGAGCACGGACTGAACTGGCGGGAGCCCGAGGAGTCGGACCTTATGCTCGGCTGCTGCGACGCCCTTATAGCCGCACAGAACTCGGTAATAGCGGCCGAAAGCCTGGGAATAGGATCGTGCTATATAGGCGATATCATGGAAAACTACGAGAGACACAGGGACATCTTCGAGCTTCCCAGATGGACCTTTCCGATCGCTCTGGTATGTTACGGCCACTATCCCGACGGAGAACGGCCTGCACGAAGAGGGCGACTTCCGATGGAGATCGTCGTCCACAGAAACGTCTACCAAAAGGCGGACGAAAAAGTCTTCGACATAATGGAAGGGAACAGACAACTGTGGTCCATAACGAAGATCGGCGCCCCTGCGGAAAACGGAGCGCAGAAAATGTACCTTCGAAAAAACGGCGCACCCTTCTCCTTCGAGATGTCGAGATCGGTAAAGGCGGCCATCTCCCGGTGGCTCGGAGAGGAACCGAAGGGCCATGATTGA
- a CDS encoding MATE family efflux transporter, whose product MKDRTEFLGKEPVGRLLAKLSIPAMTGMLVMASYNVADTIFVGRGVGPLGLGAIASAFPIQFIVHALAMMVGVGAASLVSRSLGAGDSERAETALGNAFFMAMVAGLFVSAAGRLSMPTLVALTGAPSELAPLIRDYLGTIFLGSSLLVCGMTMNCVIRSEGSAKVAMMSLILSAVTNIALDPIFIFVLKMGVTGAAIATVIAQGVTFVWAIAHYLVPGRSSVRLHTSNLRPRWSILKEIMTVGGSEFARLSAQSVAGVLILNRLSFYGGTDAMAAQGIVQKMLSLSIMPIFGIAQGLQPIVGYAYGAGDNLRAKKAVEMGLISASIISLATSALLLTIPGPLVRVFTDSPALIDTTKSFIRVAISMYFVVGFQIIGTATFQSLGFSRPSMVLSLSRQVLLLIPLALILPPYLGLLGVFLVYPTADVASAALTMWLLARYRKRLIPSQAN is encoded by the coding sequence ATGAAGGACAGGACCGAGTTTTTAGGAAAAGAACCGGTCGGGAGACTCCTGGCCAAGCTGTCCATACCCGCCATGACGGGAATGCTGGTTATGGCGTCCTACAACGTGGCAGACACCATATTCGTGGGAAGAGGGGTAGGCCCTTTAGGCCTGGGGGCGATAGCTTCGGCCTTTCCAATACAGTTCATAGTCCACGCCCTGGCAATGATGGTCGGGGTCGGTGCGGCGTCGTTGGTATCCCGTTCCCTCGGAGCCGGAGACAGCGAACGAGCGGAGACCGCCCTGGGAAACGCCTTCTTCATGGCAATGGTGGCGGGGCTCTTCGTCTCCGCTGCAGGAAGGCTTTCTATGCCGACACTGGTGGCCCTGACCGGCGCTCCGTCGGAGCTGGCTCCGTTGATTCGAGACTACCTGGGAACCATATTTCTTGGGTCCTCCCTGTTGGTCTGCGGGATGACGATGAACTGCGTAATAAGATCCGAGGGCAGCGCCAAGGTCGCCATGATGTCACTGATCCTCTCGGCGGTCACGAACATCGCTCTGGACCCTATATTCATCTTCGTATTGAAAATGGGGGTGACGGGAGCGGCCATCGCCACGGTCATAGCCCAGGGGGTAACCTTCGTGTGGGCCATAGCCCACTATCTGGTTCCCGGCAGAAGCTCCGTCAGACTGCACACCTCCAATTTGAGACCTCGATGGTCCATACTGAAAGAGATCATGACAGTCGGGGGGTCCGAGTTCGCCAGGCTATCGGCCCAGTCTGTGGCGGGAGTTCTCATCCTGAACCGCCTCAGCTTCTACGGAGGCACCGACGCCATGGCGGCCCAGGGGATCGTCCAGAAGATGCTGAGCCTTAGCATAATGCCCATCTTCGGAATAGCCCAGGGCCTTCAGCCCATAGTCGGTTACGCCTACGGCGCGGGAGACAACTTGAGGGCCAAAAAAGCGGTGGAAATGGGGCTCATCTCGGCTTCGATAATATCCCTGGCAACCTCGGCTCTACTTCTGACCATACCGGGACCTCTGGTGAGGGTTTTCACCGACTCTCCCGCCCTGATAGACACCACTAAAAGTTTCATCAGGGTGGCTATATCGATGTACTTCGTCGTGGGCTTTCAGATAATAGGGACCGCCACCTTCCAGTCGCTGGGCTTCTCCAGACCGTCCATGGTGCTGTCCCTGAGTCGGCAGGTGCTCCTCCTGATCCCCCTTGCCCTGATACTGCCGCCCTATCTGGGGCTGTTGGGCGTATTCCTGGTTTACCCTACCGCCGACGTAGCCTCCGCAGCGTTGACCATGTGGCTTTTGGCCAGGTACAGAAAAAGATTGATCCCCTCGCAAGCAAATTGA
- the hydF gene encoding [FeFe] hydrogenase H-cluster maturation GTPase HydF, whose amino-acid sequence MLNTPKAERLTLVIYGLRNSGKSSLTNNLLRTSASIVSDRPGTTTDPVVHAMEMGPLGPVSVVDTAGFDDFDDELGSMRVERSERKLETADIVLFVTRGDVPPTAKEETAVEKLRRRNLPCLTVLTFADSGLCDEKRRFAPGFRRIAVDNRSGFGLEDLDKALQRFSDHIEREITPLEGLVQAGETVLLVTPIDESAPKARMILPQVETIRDILDKDCTMAICTEKRLNDCYLGLKDRPALVVTDSQAFAEVGATLPSDQLLTSFSIIFARKKGDLGFFVEGLTRLDEIPSGGRVLVLEACRHHRMNDDIGTVKIPNIFRKKVRPDVSFELKQDIPSPRELSGYDFVINCAGCMVTRRDMMRRISLLKEANVPGTNYGLFLAWGNGLLPRALEPFPVEHALYRGASC is encoded by the coding sequence ATGCTGAACACCCCCAAGGCGGAGAGACTGACCCTGGTGATCTACGGACTTAGAAACAGCGGCAAGTCCTCCCTGACCAACAACCTGCTTCGCACCTCGGCGTCCATAGTGTCGGACCGGCCGGGAACCACCACCGATCCCGTGGTCCACGCCATGGAGATGGGGCCTCTGGGCCCGGTTTCGGTGGTCGACACCGCCGGATTCGACGACTTCGACGACGAGCTCGGATCCATGAGGGTCGAGAGAAGCGAACGCAAACTGGAAACGGCGGACATAGTCCTGTTCGTCACCAGGGGAGACGTCCCCCCTACGGCGAAAGAGGAGACCGCGGTCGAGAAATTGAGACGTCGGAACCTGCCCTGCCTGACGGTGCTTACCTTCGCCGACTCCGGCTTATGCGACGAAAAGCGGCGCTTCGCACCTGGTTTCAGGAGGATAGCCGTGGACAACCGATCGGGGTTCGGACTGGAGGACCTGGACAAGGCTCTTCAACGCTTTTCCGACCATATAGAGAGGGAGATAACCCCGTTGGAGGGACTGGTACAGGCGGGAGAGACCGTGCTGCTGGTCACCCCTATAGACGAATCCGCTCCGAAGGCCAGAATGATACTGCCTCAGGTGGAGACCATAAGGGATATTCTGGACAAGGACTGCACCATGGCGATCTGCACGGAGAAGAGACTGAACGATTGCTACTTGGGCCTCAAGGACCGCCCCGCCCTGGTGGTGACGGACAGTCAGGCATTCGCCGAGGTCGGAGCCACCCTTCCGAGCGACCAGCTGCTCACGTCGTTCTCAATAATTTTCGCCAGAAAAAAGGGAGACCTGGGTTTCTTCGTGGAGGGACTGACCAGGCTGGACGAGATACCTTCGGGAGGCAGGGTCCTGGTGTTGGAGGCCTGCAGACATCACAGGATGAACGACGACATAGGGACCGTGAAGATACCGAACATATTTAGAAAGAAGGTCCGCCCCGACGTATCCTTCGAGCTAAAACAGGACATCCCCTCCCCCCGGGAACTTAGCGGCTACGATTTCGTGATCAACTGCGCCGGCTGCATGGTCACCAGAAGAGACATGATGAGACGGATATCGCTGCTGAAGGAGGCGAACGTACCGGGGACGAACTACGGCCTGTTCCTCGCCTGGGGCAACGGACTCCTGCCGAGAGCACTCGAGCCTTTCCCGGTGGAACACGCTCTCTACAGAGGCGCGTCGTGCTGA
- a CDS encoding MetQ/NlpA family ABC transporter substrate-binding protein, with protein sequence MKRIVFLAASVLIAGLILSGPAVAGTLVVGATPLPHSELLELVRGDLAEKGVDLKIVEFTDYVRPNMALDEGSLDANFFQHLPYLEGFARDHRLDLVSAGSVHVEPLGLYSEKHGSVNELPDGSVIAIPSDSVNGGRALLLLQSEGLISLSDSAGLEATEFDVEDNPKNLRFRPIESAQLPRVLPDVDGAVINGNYAMEAGLKPTEDALLLEGADSPYANIVAVRADDADRKDVKALVEALQSDKVRDFILENYGGGVVPAFGPGK encoded by the coding sequence ATGAAGAGAATCGTGTTTTTGGCGGCTTCGGTCCTGATCGCCGGGCTGATCCTGTCCGGTCCGGCAGTTGCCGGGACCTTGGTAGTAGGGGCTACTCCGTTACCGCACTCGGAGCTTCTGGAGCTGGTGAGGGGGGATCTCGCAGAAAAGGGCGTCGATCTGAAAATAGTTGAGTTCACCGATTACGTCAGGCCCAACATGGCCCTGGACGAAGGGTCGTTGGACGCCAATTTCTTCCAGCATCTGCCCTATCTGGAGGGGTTCGCCAGGGATCACCGCCTGGATCTCGTATCCGCCGGATCTGTCCACGTGGAACCTCTGGGTCTCTACTCGGAAAAGCACGGCTCTGTAAACGAACTTCCAGACGGGTCCGTCATAGCGATCCCCAGCGACAGCGTCAACGGAGGCCGCGCTCTGCTGCTGCTTCAGTCCGAGGGGTTGATCTCCCTCTCCGATTCCGCCGGGCTGGAGGCCACCGAGTTCGACGTGGAGGACAACCCCAAGAATCTCCGTTTTCGTCCCATCGAATCGGCTCAGCTTCCTCGGGTCCTTCCCGACGTGGACGGGGCGGTCATAAACGGAAACTACGCCATGGAGGCCGGTCTTAAACCCACCGAGGACGCTCTCTTGCTGGAGGGAGCCGATTCTCCCTACGCCAATATAGTGGCGGTAAGGGCCGACGATGCCGACAGGAAAGACGTGAAGGCACTGGTGGAGGCTCTCCAGAGCGACAAGGTACGGGATTTCATACTCGAAAACTACGGAGGAGGGGTCGTTCCCGCCTTCGGACCGGGCAAGTAA
- a CDS encoding NADH-quinone oxidoreductase subunit NuoF, whose protein sequence is MTDVKMHVLVCGGTGCMSSKSQEIIDNFRRCLEERRMDQEVKVIVSGCFGFCEKGPIVKIAPDNTFYVQVTPEDVEEIVEEHIVKGRKVPRLLYVDPKTSEHISDSKHMDFYKKQMRVALRNCGFIDPENIDEYIARDGYMALGTILETLTPAEVIDKVKSSGLRGRGGGGFPTGLKWEFASRYSSEQGKYVICNADEGDPGAFMDRSILEGDPHSIVEAMSICGYAIGADKGLVYIRAEYPLAVKRLRGAIESARSTGLLGKNILGSEFSFDIDIRYGAGAFVCGEETALIHSMEGERGEPTSKPPFPAEKGFWGKPSNVNNVETFANVPAIFLKGPDWFSSIGTEKSPGTKVFALAGKVNNVGLVEVPMGTTLREVIFDIGGGIRGGKRFKAVQTGGPSGGCLTEQDLDTPIDFDNLLAAGSMMGSGGMIVMDETDCMPAVAKFYLEFTVEESCGKCTPCRVGNKRLLEILEKITEGKGTPEDLKTLKDLSGVIKDTSLCGLGQTAPNPILSTLDKFWDEYVAHVEERRCPSGKCRKLISYRIDPDLCRGCTMCARKCPADAISGSIKEIHVIDQDRCVKCGACMDTCKFGAISKI, encoded by the coding sequence ATGACCGATGTCAAGATGCATGTCCTGGTCTGCGGAGGAACGGGCTGCATGTCGTCCAAGAGCCAGGAGATCATAGATAACTTTCGACGATGCCTCGAGGAACGCCGTATGGACCAGGAGGTCAAGGTAATCGTCTCCGGATGTTTCGGTTTCTGCGAAAAGGGACCTATCGTAAAGATAGCTCCGGACAACACTTTCTACGTGCAGGTGACGCCAGAAGACGTGGAGGAGATCGTGGAGGAACACATCGTCAAGGGACGCAAGGTTCCCAGGCTTCTATACGTAGATCCCAAAACGTCGGAGCACATCTCCGACTCTAAACACATGGACTTCTACAAAAAACAGATGAGGGTAGCCCTCAGAAACTGCGGTTTTATAGATCCGGAGAACATAGACGAATACATAGCCAGAGACGGATATATGGCACTCGGCACGATACTGGAGACGCTGACTCCCGCCGAGGTCATAGACAAGGTAAAAAGTTCGGGACTTCGGGGAAGAGGCGGCGGCGGTTTCCCGACGGGTCTTAAGTGGGAGTTCGCATCCCGATATTCTTCAGAACAGGGAAAGTACGTCATCTGCAACGCCGACGAGGGAGACCCAGGGGCCTTCATGGACCGATCAATACTGGAGGGAGACCCCCATTCGATAGTGGAGGCCATGTCCATATGCGGCTACGCCATAGGCGCCGACAAAGGACTTGTCTACATCAGAGCAGAGTATCCTCTGGCGGTAAAGAGACTTCGCGGGGCTATCGAGTCCGCCAGATCGACCGGACTGTTGGGCAAGAACATTTTGGGCAGCGAGTTCTCCTTCGACATCGACATTCGCTACGGAGCAGGTGCTTTCGTCTGCGGAGAGGAGACCGCCCTTATCCATTCCATGGAGGGAGAAAGAGGAGAACCAACCAGCAAGCCGCCGTTCCCCGCGGAAAAAGGCTTCTGGGGCAAACCTTCCAACGTGAACAACGTCGAAACCTTCGCCAACGTTCCGGCGATCTTCCTCAAGGGCCCCGATTGGTTCTCCTCCATAGGCACCGAGAAAAGCCCCGGGACCAAGGTCTTCGCGTTGGCCGGCAAGGTCAACAACGTCGGTCTCGTGGAGGTTCCCATGGGAACGACTCTGAGAGAGGTCATCTTCGACATAGGAGGAGGCATCAGGGGAGGCAAGAGATTCAAGGCCGTACAGACCGGAGGCCCCTCTGGCGGCTGCCTTACGGAGCAGGACCTGGACACGCCTATAGATTTCGACAACCTTCTGGCGGCGGGATCCATGATGGGCTCCGGAGGAATGATCGTCATGGACGAGACCGACTGCATGCCGGCTGTGGCCAAGTTTTATCTGGAATTCACAGTCGAGGAATCCTGTGGAAAGTGCACTCCCTGCCGTGTAGGTAATAAAAGGCTTCTCGAGATACTGGAGAAAATAACGGAGGGCAAGGGTACCCCCGAAGACCTCAAGACCTTGAAGGATCTTTCGGGAGTCATAAAGGACACGTCCCTTTGCGGCCTCGGGCAGACCGCCCCCAACCCCATTCTGTCCACGCTGGATAAGTTCTGGGACGAATACGTGGCTCACGTGGAGGAACGTCGCTGCCCGTCGGGGAAATGCCGCAAGCTGATCTCCTACCGGATAGACCCAGATCTCTGCAGGGGATGCACCATGTGCGCCAGGAAATGCCCCGCCGACGCCATCTCCGGGTCGATCAAGGAAATTCACGTTATAGACCAGGACAGATGCGTGAAATGCGGAGCCTGTATGGACACCTGCAAGTTCGGTGCCATCTCCAAGATATAA
- a CDS encoding NADH-dependent [FeFe] hydrogenase, group A6, translating to MTKMIDLTVDGRSVSVPEGSNILDAAKKLDIDIPTLCHLDLEGTPMVNKGASCRICVVEVEGRRNLAPSCATPATDGMVVRTNTIRVLHARKTVLELLLSDHPKDCLVCAKSGNCELQKLAERFGLRENRFEEGSQSTYRKDVSPAIERDMNKCIMCRRCETMCNEVQTVGALSGINRGFDAVVAPAFEMPLEESVCTFCGQCVAVCPTGALVERDYTWRVIEALADPEKVVVVQTAPAVRAALGEEFGYEPGTLVTGKMAASLRRLGFDHVFDTDFAADLTIMEEASEFLDRLTRHLEGDTSVRLPILTSCCPAWVKFFEHQYPDLLDVPSTAKSPQQMFGAIAKSYYAEKLEIPREKMVVVSIMPCLAKKYECAREEFSVNGNPDVDISITTRELAHLIKRANIDFRNLPDENFDDPLGASTGAAVIFGTTGGVIEAAVRSAAEWATGHSLDRVEFEVLRGLEGCREAKIPVGDLTLHIGIAHGLGNARRLLDAVKNNEVEPFHAIEIMACPGGCVGGGGQPYHHGNMDIIAKRAEALYREDQGKPIRKSHENPSIKALYEEYLGKPLGEKSHHLLHTHYFKRHKI from the coding sequence ATGACCAAGATGATAGATCTCACCGTGGACGGACGTTCCGTTTCGGTCCCCGAGGGGAGCAACATACTGGACGCCGCCAAGAAACTGGACATAGACATACCTACTCTCTGCCATCTGGACCTGGAGGGAACACCTATGGTGAACAAGGGGGCCTCCTGCCGAATATGCGTGGTGGAGGTGGAAGGAAGACGGAACCTGGCCCCCTCGTGCGCGACGCCGGCCACCGACGGCATGGTGGTCCGCACCAACACAATCAGGGTCCTCCATGCCAGAAAGACCGTACTGGAGCTTCTTCTTTCCGATCATCCCAAGGACTGCCTGGTCTGTGCAAAAAGCGGAAACTGCGAGCTTCAAAAACTGGCCGAGCGGTTCGGACTCAGGGAGAACCGCTTCGAGGAAGGCTCCCAGAGCACCTACCGTAAGGACGTATCTCCCGCCATAGAGAGGGACATGAACAAGTGTATAATGTGCCGCCGCTGCGAGACCATGTGCAACGAGGTACAGACGGTCGGAGCCCTCTCGGGAATAAACAGGGGATTCGACGCCGTTGTGGCTCCGGCCTTCGAGATGCCTCTGGAAGAGTCGGTCTGCACCTTCTGCGGACAGTGCGTGGCCGTATGTCCCACAGGAGCCCTCGTGGAGAGAGACTATACCTGGAGGGTTATCGAAGCTCTGGCCGACCCGGAAAAAGTAGTGGTCGTCCAGACCGCTCCGGCGGTACGGGCCGCCCTCGGCGAGGAATTCGGATACGAACCGGGCACTCTGGTAACAGGCAAGATGGCAGCATCGCTTCGAAGGCTGGGATTCGACCACGTATTCGACACCGACTTCGCCGCGGATCTCACCATCATGGAGGAGGCCAGCGAGTTCCTGGACAGACTCACGAGACATCTTGAAGGCGACACATCCGTCCGGCTTCCCATACTGACATCCTGCTGCCCCGCGTGGGTCAAGTTCTTCGAGCATCAGTACCCCGATCTTCTGGACGTGCCTTCGACGGCTAAGTCGCCTCAGCAGATGTTCGGCGCAATAGCCAAGAGCTACTACGCCGAGAAGCTGGAGATCCCCAGGGAAAAGATGGTCGTGGTATCCATCATGCCCTGTCTAGCGAAAAAATACGAATGCGCCCGCGAGGAGTTCTCCGTAAACGGCAATCCCGACGTGGATATATCGATCACAACGAGGGAACTGGCACATCTCATAAAGAGGGCCAACATAGACTTCCGCAACCTGCCGGACGAGAACTTCGACGATCCGCTGGGAGCGTCCACGGGAGCCGCCGTAATCTTCGGCACCACCGGAGGCGTCATAGAGGCCGCGGTACGATCCGCCGCCGAATGGGCCACCGGGCATAGCCTGGACAGGGTCGAGTTCGAGGTCCTCAGAGGACTGGAAGGGTGCAGAGAGGCAAAAATCCCCGTGGGAGATCTGACCCTTCACATCGGTATAGCCCACGGACTCGGCAACGCTAGACGACTTCTGGACGCGGTGAAAAACAACGAGGTCGAACCGTTCCACGCCATAGAGATAATGGCATGCCCCGGAGGCTGCGTAGGCGGCGGAGGACAGCCCTACCATCACGGGAACATGGATATAATAGCTAAGAGGGCCGAGGCGCTCTACAGGGAGGACCAGGGCAAGCCGATACGTAAATCCCACGAAAATCCCTCCATCAAGGCGCTTTACGAGGAATATCTCGGCAAACCGCTGGGAGAGAAATCACATCACCTTCTCCACACGCACTACTTCAAACGTCATAAGATCTGA
- a CDS encoding NADH-quinone oxidoreductase subunit NuoE family protein: protein MDKCTCTTHKGFDELGAFVDSLPNKKGELITVLHKAQSIFGYLPKEVQEFVADRLDLPLAKVYGVVKFYSFFSMTPKGRYPISVCMGTACYVRGAEEVLTELTRQLGISVGGVSEDGKFSLDTLRCVGACGLAPVVIVGEKVYGRVEPGKIAGILAEYAE, encoded by the coding sequence ATGGACAAATGCACTTGCACCACACACAAGGGATTCGACGAGCTTGGGGCGTTCGTAGATTCCCTGCCGAACAAGAAAGGCGAGCTGATAACGGTCCTTCACAAGGCTCAATCCATTTTCGGCTACCTGCCTAAGGAAGTTCAGGAATTCGTGGCTGACAGGCTGGACCTGCCTCTCGCCAAAGTCTACGGAGTTGTCAAATTCTACTCCTTCTTTTCGATGACCCCTAAGGGCAGATATCCCATATCGGTCTGTATGGGAACAGCCTGCTACGTCAGAGGAGCCGAGGAGGTCCTAACCGAACTCACCAGACAGCTGGGCATATCAGTAGGGGGAGTATCGGAGGACGGCAAGTTTTCTCTGGACACTCTCAGATGTGTAGGTGCCTGCGGGCTGGCCCCTGTTGTAATCGTAGGAGAAAAAGTCTACGGCAGAGTGGAGCCCGGCAAGATAGCCGGCATACTGGCGGAATACGCCGAGTAG
- a CDS encoding nitroreductase family protein, whose product MIDNLIIGRRSVRKYSPDPVSEEILEACLDAARMAPSACNSQPWFFHVCRSEKAKNAVADAMNSGIYGRGLNRFVQEAPVIVAVETLKREKTAPWLAGMVRNVRYETMDVAIAVDHLTLKAAELGLGTCWIGWFNEKAVKSALGLPKTSRLDVMLTVGWPDDRPRPKKRKDREDIRRYL is encoded by the coding sequence ATGATTGACAACCTGATTATCGGGAGACGGAGCGTCAGAAAATACAGCCCCGACCCCGTCTCTGAGGAAATCCTCGAGGCCTGTCTGGACGCGGCCCGAATGGCCCCCAGCGCCTGCAACTCCCAGCCCTGGTTTTTTCACGTATGTCGATCGGAGAAGGCTAAAAACGCGGTTGCGGACGCCATGAATTCGGGGATATACGGCAGAGGGTTGAACCGTTTCGTCCAGGAGGCCCCGGTCATAGTGGCGGTGGAGACCCTGAAACGGGAGAAGACCGCCCCGTGGCTCGCCGGGATGGTCCGGAACGTGAGGTACGAGACCATGGACGTAGCCATAGCGGTGGACCACCTGACCCTCAAGGCGGCGGAGTTGGGACTCGGCACCTGCTGGATAGGCTGGTTCAACGAAAAGGCGGTCAAATCGGCCCTCGGACTTCCGAAAACCTCGCGGCTGGACGTCATGTTGACGGTCGGATGGCCCGACGACAGGCCGAGGCCGAAGAAGAGGAAGGACCGGGAAGATATCCGTCGCTACCTGTGA
- a CDS encoding (2Fe-2S) ferredoxin domain-containing protein, producing MSTIKSLDELKKIRAQMKSATELREKGQEIEKLVQVKVSMGTCGIVAGARETLDGLMEEVTSRGIDNVVFTQTGCMGYCHSEPTVEITLPGQDPVVFGDVSGNRISEIVERYIVEGELVDGVIPVAYKTIHE from the coding sequence ATGAGCACCATAAAATCTCTGGACGAGCTCAAAAAAATCAGAGCACAGATGAAATCAGCCACGGAACTTAGAGAAAAGGGACAGGAGATAGAGAAACTCGTCCAGGTTAAGGTCAGCATGGGGACCTGCGGCATAGTCGCTGGAGCGAGAGAGACCCTCGACGGCCTCATGGAAGAGGTGACGTCCAGAGGAATAGATAACGTGGTATTCACCCAGACCGGATGCATGGGGTATTGCCACAGCGAGCCCACAGTGGAGATCACCCTCCCCGGACAGGATCCGGTTGTCTTCGGCGATGTCTCGGGGAACAGGATCTCCGAGATAGTCGAGCGCTACATAGTCGAGGGCGAACTGGTGGACGGGGTAATCCCCGTAGCATATAAGACGATTCACGAATAG